One window of Candidatus Neomarinimicrobiota bacterium genomic DNA carries:
- a CDS encoding polyprenyl synthetase family protein: MKDFEAKILNLREFIDNQMDSIAGNLVFDAISDLVYYSLSSKGKRLRPILLILVGSGFGAELTDLIHPALAIEILHTFTLIHDDIMDSDYYRRGRETVHKKFGINSAILAGDALMSLAFRELAKAPRNVSGLLVEELSNAMLEICDGQQMDMDFEKRYDISKSEYLRMIEKKTGRLIATACKFGGILAVQNAEILQKLEEFGRLVGVAFQIQDDLLEVISTEEKMGKSLKSDLESGKKTFLVVDYMEKLSESERVNFCEYLITNSDNKTVIIDLFSDSGTIQNAVNLIREYLEKAKLAIGNFPINLKSDLIAFIDYLSNRQN, from the coding sequence TGCAATAAGTGATCTGGTCTACTATTCCCTATCTTCAAAGGGTAAAAGACTCCGACCTATCCTATTAATACTTGTTGGTTCCGGTTTTGGGGCTGAATTAACTGATCTTATTCATCCAGCGCTTGCAATTGAAATTCTTCACACATTTACTCTTATCCATGATGATATAATGGATAGTGATTACTATAGGAGGGGAAGGGAGACCGTCCATAAAAAATTTGGAATTAACTCTGCTATACTTGCTGGTGATGCTTTGATGTCGTTAGCATTTAGGGAACTTGCAAAAGCTCCAAGGAATGTCTCTGGTTTGCTTGTTGAGGAGTTAAGTAATGCGATGCTAGAGATATGCGATGGTCAGCAAATGGATATGGATTTTGAAAAAAGATATGATATTTCTAAAAGTGAATATTTGAGAATGATTGAAAAAAAGACTGGTAGGTTAATTGCCACTGCCTGTAAATTTGGGGGTATTTTGGCAGTACAGAACGCTGAAATACTACAGAAGCTTGAAGAGTTCGGAAGACTCGTTGGTGTTGCATTTCAGATACAGGATGATTTACTTGAGGTAATTTCTACAGAAGAAAAAATGGGGAAAAGTTTAAAAAGTGATCTTGAAAGTGGGAAAAAGACATTTTTAGTTGTCGATTATATGGAAAAGCTGAGCGAATCAGAAAGGGTTAATTTTTGTGAATATTTGATTACTAATTCTGATAACAAAACAGTTATTATTGATCTATTTTCAGACTCTGGTACTATTCAAAACGCTGTAAACTTAATACGTGAATATTTAGAAAAGGCTAAATTGGCTATCGGAAACTTTCCCATAAATCTTAAAAGTGACTTGATAGCATTTATTGATTATTTATCAAACCGTCAAAACTGA
- a CDS encoding HPr family phosphocarrier protein, with the protein MIRKKVKILNKYGLHTRPATALVNEASKYDSEIYIIYNGVRTNAKSILGILILAIEPGAEVVIEADGPDEKEAMEGIIRLIGNKFNME; encoded by the coding sequence ATGATAAGAAAGAAAGTAAAGATTTTGAACAAATACGGACTACATACAAGACCTGCTACTGCTCTTGTAAATGAAGCGAGCAAATATGATTCCGAGATATATATTATATATAATGGTGTTCGAACAAATGCAAAGAGTATTCTCGGAATATTGATACTGGCAATTGAACCTGGTGCTGAGGTAGTAATAGAAGCCGATGGTCCTGACGAGAAAGAAGCAATGGAGGGTATAATAAGATTAATTGGCAATAAATTTAATATGGAATAA